The Cryobacterium sp. SO1 genomic sequence CACCGACGCCCCCGTCTTGTGCTGGGTGAGAGTGATTCGTGCGTGCGGCCAGTCGATATCGCGCAACCGCAACCCTGCGATGTCCACCGGCCGCAGCCCCGTCCGGGCGCCAACCAGCAGCATTGCTCTGTCCCGTAAGCCCATCGGTGTGGACACCGCCGCGGAGTTCACCAGCGCGTCGACTCCGTCGGCCGAGATGACTCCCACCGAGCGGACACGCCGCACCCTCTGAGCCGGGACCGCCTGCGAGAGTCCGACGCCGTAGCCGGATTCCTCCCAGAAGCGACACAGCACGCGCAGCGCCGACAGCACTGTCCTCATGCTCCCCGGCTGGTACCGGCTGCCGAGAAACACCACCATTGCCGACACGTCCATTCTGGACAGCGCCCGAGCATCGGCCACGCCGCGGTCGGGCAGCCACGCCAACGCGGCGCGCGACACCGTCGCATACAGATTCTGGGTGCTGACGGCCAACGACCGGCCCTGCAGCCAGCGCTCGAACTGCTCCTGGACCGGGCGGAAGACCACGTCCAGCGCATCATTCGGATGCGCCGGGCGAGCCAGACACCACTCATAGGACCCGGTCCGTGCCACCTCCGACAGCACCAGAGCGGCCTTGCGCAGCAGCTTGCTTTTCCACCCTTTGAACCGGCCGTCCCGATACTCCGCGGCGACGAATTCAATAAACGCGGCGACGGCCTCCTCTCTGAACTCATCGATACCGTCGCGGGAACAGAACCTCGCGAACTGGGACCACGCCCACCGGTACTGCATCGTCGTCGATGGCGCATGCTGCAGTCCACTCATGGCAGCATCCGCCTGCACGATCAGCTCGCCAATAGAAACATTCATCTCGAAGCTCACCTCCAGTGAAATCGAAAGAGATGAGCCAGCGTAGGCGGGCCGCGATTATCCCGAGGAAATCAGCCCTCAGGCCGCCACCGCACAGGCATCGCGGCCGATACTCGGGATAACAGAATCCTCGGGATAGTCTTTGGGCGCACGCACCCTGCCCGGCAATACCGCGGCCGAATAGTGCCCCGCCATCTCCCGGTAGGCGTCGTTGAGAACGACCTCTCCCTCCCGAGGGTGCGAGATCACCCCGGTCTTCAGGTTGTCGGGCACCAGGCGCGGGGCGCTGCCGCCGAAGAAGGCGAACATCGCCGCATGGGCGCGCAGCCACGAATCCTGGCGCATACCCAGGCTCGCTTCCACGAACGCATACCGGCTGAAGGGCAGGCACGCGACGAACAAATACACCTTCGAGATCTCACCGGTCGTCGGATCCAACAGCTGCATCGTGGGCCCGGACCAGTCGACCTCGATGCTGCGGCCGGCCTTGTGGCCCACGCGAGACGACGCCCCGGTCACGGCGGCGTGCTCGCCATAGAGCCGGCAGAACCGGTCGTAACTCATCGTTGCCTGCCCGGCGCGAGAAGACGCGTCGACATACTCCTGGTGGAGCAGCTTCAACGTCACCCCGACCCGGGCCAGCTCGGTGTGCACCCGAGCCCAGTCCGGCTGCGCGAACACGCTCTCGCGGACCCCGCGACCGGGAAACAACGCCGAATACACCTCAGCCTCCGACAGCTCAGCGATGTCAGCCCAGCCGAGACCTGCCAGCTCGGCCGCGTCGAGGACCGCCTGAATGCTGTGCCGGGACATCCCCTGAGCCGACTCGATCGCCCGCCGCGACAAGCCCTGATTACGCAGCTGCAACACCAGCTTCGCTTTGATCTTCCGTACCATTACCGGTACTCCTTCCACCGTGTGGCCATCACACGGTGGAAGGAGCTTTTCAGGTGGGGCTCAACCACGCCGACAGTGGTGCTGAACAGTGCGAATCACGGACCTGAACAGTGGTGCTCAAGCGCACCCCAGGTGGTGCCCACCGAAGCCAATATTCATAGATGCCCTGCTCCCGCAGATACGCGCCGCGCCCGTTCCGCGAGATGGCGACCTTGTAGGCGGTGAGGTGGTCAAGTTTCTGCTTCGGGGTGAACGACCGCCGGGGCGTGGGGCCGCCTGCGCGGGGGGCCGGGACTGCTGTTATTCATGGGACTATCGTCGCGCACGGCGATCAACGATGGGCTGGACATTTGGTGGGACATCCTGATTCTCGCCCCACGTCAAACGGCGGACTTGCTCTGAGCTACTGGCCTCAACTCACCCTGACACGTGCGGGACCGGCACGGTGACGACGAAGTCCACCACGCGCCGGGCATGACACCGTTGGTTCAACCACCTGGGCATTTGGAAGTATCGGGCTGCCGGCGCTGCCTTGCTAGATCCGATACAACTGATCAAGAAGCTTGTCTCTGCCAATCACTCTCATCAGATTCCGTTAGGTACCGTGAATGTACGGTCAAATTCCATCGCTTAGAGCGAGCCGCTCGCGCTTCCTGGCTCTATCTGGCCATTCGTCTGCCAGCACCAGCTCCACCCAGGTGAGCTGGAACTCTTCGATACGACGAGCCGCATGATTCACGGTCGCCGCACTCTCCGCGATGATTGACAGCTTCGCAAGTCTTAATCGCTCGGGCGTACACCAATTACGGCCGACCTAGGACGCCTATGGAACAGTCGTCCTTGGTCGCGTTGCGCACTCTGACGTCTACGAGCTTCCGCAACTGTTTCTTGGGCTTCGAGTTCCTGCTCAGTCTGGTGGGCGTAGCCCCAACGGCCACGATGATCTTGGTGCATGCGGCCGCCAGCTGACGCGTGCGAGCGTTGAACAGGCTTTCCCCAGCGCCGTCGCTCATAAGGATGAACCCGGTCACCCCTTGCAGCGAGCCTCGAAACAGTCGCATCGACCCGGCGGCTCCCGAAGAGGTCACGAAGGTTGTTTGATTCGCGAACTCGCTGTTGTCTGGAGCGGAGCAGACATGCAGTTCCCCGTTCTTGAGGTATCCAATAACCCCGTCACCCACATGTGCGCCGAGGAACTGATCGCCAGAGACCGCAACGCCGAGAAAGGTAGAGGCGAAGTCTTGCACGTCACGACCGTGACGCTCGGCGACTGTGGTGACCTTGGCGAGAAGCCGCTCTAGAAGCTCGATCTTGACTTGTCCACCGTCGATGCGCGCCACAAGCTGGTCGAACTGCTCGACCAGCGCGACGCATCCCTCGTCTACTACTGCTTGCGCACCGAATTCGGAGTGAGAGGCAGACCCTGCGCCGTCAGCGAGACAGATCGCCTGGACGTCACCCCGCGAAAGATATTGCGTCCGATCCTGTCCGCGCGTTCCGTCGAGCTCGTGCCCTCGACCACGAGCTTGATGGTGGAACTCGTTGAACATTTACAAATCCGCCCAGCCTGCTAAGCCCTCAAGATCAAGCTTGACGGCGTCGCCGGGCGTGGACCGCGAGACTCGGGAAACAGACTTCGATAGCCACTCGAAGAACTCTTTGAAGCTCAGGCCTCGGAGGCGAAGCGGAGGTCGGTTCGGGCTGAATCGCGCGAGTACGTCCATGTCAGCATCCGCGCCGATCCCGATCGGGAAGACCGTGAGTTTCTTCTGAGCGACGAGTTCGGTCACGCGACGGACTGCGCGTTCGAGCTCATCGGAACGCCCGTTCGGTTGGCCGTCGGTCATCAGAACGAGCCAGGGCTGGTAGTACAGGACGCCCGCGTTGGAGTATGTGGACTTGCGCTTCTCGAGGGTGTCGAGCGCGAGGTTCACACCGTCACCGAGGGCTGTGCCGCCAGTCGCATCGATGGCATCGATGCGACTCAGGCGCTCGACGCTCGCGAAGTCTTGAATCAGACTCGCCGCGGAGTTGAACTCGACAATGCTTACCTCGGCGGCATCGTGCGCGTCGTCATCTTCGTCGATCGCATCGTAGAACAGGTTGACGCCCTGGACGAGTTCGCGAATCTTCTCTCCCATCATCGATCCGCTCGTGTCGAGGCAGAGCGCTACGGGGACGCGCGGGGTTGGGTTCTCGACGAGGTCGTCGGCGCCAATATTGAGTGCCATGGGATTACCTTCCTGCTGATGTTTGATGCTTCGTGTGGATCAGGAGCTCAGCCATGTGACAAAGCGCTGCCAGGAGCTCTTCTTGGCCGGCGCAGCTGGGGTCGTGGATGCGGTCGCCGACCTCGTGGCAGTGCGCGATGAGCGCGCGGTAGTTGGTCGCGGTGGACAAGGTTTCTTTGTCGCAGTCTGGTGAGACTTCGGGATATCAAGCCCCTTGGAGATGAACCACCGCTCATGATCAAAAGTGATGAATGGCTGGCGACACTCGAGGCAGAGCCTTTTGGGGTTGAGCTCCGCAGCCTTCTTGACGCACGCACCGCAGCGTCCATAGGTCAGTTCGGTTTTCGCCGACGGCGTCTTGCAGTCCTTGCACGGAACCGGCTGACAGTTTGAGCATTGGCCATCGACCAGATAGATCCGAGCAACTTCCCTACTGCAACTATCGCACGTCGCAAAGTTGCGTATGCGGTTGCAGTCGTGGCAACGACCATCCGTGAGCGCGTCGGCAGATTTTGGCTTGCCGCAGTCCGTGCATCTTGATTTGCTCTGGTTGCAGTCATAGCAAACGCTGGGTTCGTAGTAGGAGTGGTTCTCGTCGTCCCACCTGCCGACGATTGCGTTCGGCCGCTTACACTGCTGGCAGTCGCGGATAGGCGTGTCCGGACGGTACGCACGGAATCGAAACGGGTAGACATCGTTCGACATCGGGTCGAAGTCGTCATTGCCACCAAAGAAGTTGCGGTACTCGCGGAAGGCCGCGAGCCACTCACTTGCGGTCGGGCGACGATCGTAGCGCGAGCCACCCTGACGCTGGAAAGTGTTCCAGAACAGCCGCTTCACTTGGACCGGAATGTGGCTCCACATGAACTTCCAGCTTCCCTCAGGCTGATCCTGGTCGGACGGTCCCTGGAACTGAAACGCAAACTTTCCTTCTTTGATCAAGGCTGCGAAATCGCCACCATCGGCTCCGGCACGTGCATAGGGGAACTGACCCGTGATGAGAATCATGAAGAGCATTGTTGCAACAGCGAACCGTTCCTCCTCGACGGTGCGCAGCACATCTGCGTAATCACCTGTGATTGAGGACGCCGTAAACATGGCCGTACCCACGGGGCAGGGGTATCCCTCCACCTGCCACGAATCGGCATCGATGATCCAAACGTTCTTGTGCTCATCGACCATTAGATTCTTCGGATTGATGTCGCCGAGGAGGATGTTCAACGAGTGAAGGTAGGCGACCTTCTCCAGAAAAGAAACGCAAACATCCACGAGATCCGCTTTGGTCCAGGTCGGGTACACCCGTCTGAAGCGAGCTGGGCGCATGATCGTCGCCTGGAGCTCCTTCCCAGAGGCCCGCGGCATTGCGTATCCGACGAAGTTGCCGTCGCTGTTCGTGACAATGTTCGTCGGGAACCCGATGCCTTGCGATCCAAGTTCGTGCGAAATCAGAAGTTCGAGCTTTGCCTTTCGGTGTTCGGTTCGGTGATCCTTGTCAAAGATCTTGACGACCTGGCTTTTATCGCCCTGGACAGCATAGACGGACCCCTCGCCCCCCTCGCCGATCAGGTCACCCAGGACAAGCGCGTGTCGGGAGTGTTGTGACTCTGCGATCACACTGGCACCGGCGCTGGGGATGACAGCGGCTAGAAGCAGCTGGTCCTTCGGCTTGAGCGCCATAACACGCTTGAAGGCCCCGTCCGCTGGTTGTGGAGCGGAACTCGTTTCTACTCTCGCGTCGCGCCGGCCACCAAGCTTCGGAACGATGTCGGTGACGCCGAATGTGTGCCTGAACGTTTCTAGCAGGGGCGCTAGCGTCTGCACCTCGGCGTAGTCTTTGGGCTTTGCGAGCCCCTCCTCGATGTGCCGGGTGATCCGGGCGAGCTTCCTAGCAGCACGTTCGTACAAGTCCCTATCGGCATCCAGTGCGATCCGACCATCAGCACATACGGTGCCTGCCACAAGTTGATGCTTCGCTTCGGACGCGAGCAACCTGATGCGAAGGCGCAACGTGATGTCGTTGGTCAACAAGCACATGTCGTATTGGTCGCTGAAATGGGTGAAGAGATCGACGAACAAGTCGTCTGCGTAAGGGTTCGACCCATCGCCAAGGTCCTTGCGGATGAGCCCGTGGGCGGCGCCAGACTCCAAAGCCGTAAGCCACTGGCCAGCACGATGCACTGCAGCCGCACGTTCCTCAGTGAACAGGGACGCATCCAGGCTGCTCTGCTTATAGAGCTCATCGACGACCTTGGACGGGACCACGATCCCATTGCCGTTTCTGATGGCGACATCCTTACAACGCCCGAAAAGCCTCTTGAGACCTGCTGAGCGTTCAGTATCGGTATCCATGAAGACGTTCGTATCGATGAAGAGCCGATGGCCGGTCGCGACGAAATCCTCTGGCGCAAGGACGGTTGCTACGAGGGGATCTGCGT encodes the following:
- a CDS encoding tyrosine-type recombinase/integrase; amino-acid sequence: MNVSIGELIVQADAAMSGLQHAPSTTMQYRWAWSQFARFCSRDGIDEFREEAVAAFIEFVAAEYRDGRFKGWKSKLLRKAALVLSEVARTGSYEWCLARPAHPNDALDVVFRPVQEQFERWLQGRSLAVSTQNLYATVSRAALAWLPDRGVADARALSRMDVSAMVVFLGSRYQPGSMRTVLSALRVLCRFWEESGYGVGLSQAVPAQRVRRVRSVGVISADGVDALVNSAAVSTPMGLRDRAMLLVGARTGLRPVDIAGLRLRDIDWPHARITLTQHKTGASVTLPLLAEVGEAIAEYLLHGRPVDGDDDHVFLRSHAPYVGLTLSHSLYWVAARAFARSGTVTQNGTGRGFRVLRASFATRLLADGTPLPVISGALGHRGITSAKHYLSADDERMRECCLDFAGIEPRGAL
- a CDS encoding PP2C family serine/threonine-protein phosphatase, giving the protein MFNEFHHQARGRGHELDGTRGQDRTQYLSRGDVQAICLADGAGSASHSEFGAQAVVDEGCVALVEQFDQLVARIDGGQVKIELLERLLAKVTTVAERHGRDVQDFASTFLGVAVSGDQFLGAHVGDGVIGYLKNGELHVCSAPDNSEFANQTTFVTSSGAAGSMRLFRGSLQGVTGFILMSDGAGESLFNARTRQLAAACTKIIVAVGATPTRLSRNSKPKKQLRKLVDVRVRNATKDDCSIGVLGRP
- a CDS encoding VWA domain-containing protein, translating into MALNIGADDLVENPTPRVPVALCLDTSGSMMGEKIRELVQGVNLFYDAIDEDDDAHDAAEVSIVEFNSAASLIQDFASVERLSRIDAIDATGGTALGDGVNLALDTLEKRKSTYSNAGVLYYQPWLVLMTDGQPNGRSDELERAVRRVTELVAQKKLTVFPIGIGADADMDVLARFSPNRPPLRLRGLSFKEFFEWLSKSVSRVSRSTPGDAVKLDLEGLAGWADL